The genomic region TTTAATTATTTTTTGCAAAAATTCTTTCTGCATTGGGAAAGCTCAATTCAGGGAGAGGTCTTTCTGAAATATATCCATTTAATGGACTTGGTTCAGCCCAAGGTATTTTATTCAACTGTTCCACAATAACGTTTTCACCTTCTCTAGCTAAGACATGATTTGGTGAAAGAGGAATTTTGCCTGTTGGAGTGTCTAAAACATATTGTGGATTAGCAAAACCAGTGGTGGATCCTCTTAAGCCTCTCATAATATCAAGACCTTTTTCTATTGGTATACGGAGATGTTCTGATCCTTCAACGATTTGTGGATGATAAATATAATAAGGCCTTGCTCGCAAACGGACGAGTCCATTGACTAGCGCACGCATTTTATCAACCGAATCATTGATATCTTTTAAAAATACAGATTGATTACCAACGGGAATACCTCTCCTGAGCAGTGTATCTATGGCGCTAGCTGCTTCTGGCGTGAGTTCTTGCACAGAATTAAAGTGAGTATTTATCCAAATAGGATGATATTTTGCAAGCATATCTGCAAATTCTTCAGTGATTCGATAAGGTAACGAAACAGGTGTCCTTGTTCCAAATCTTATAATTTCAACATGCGGTATTTCACGTAACCTTTTTAATAAATTTTCAATCGTTGTATCGTGCCCAATAAATGGATCTCCACCAGTTATTAACACATCTCGAATATTTTTATTCGATGAAATATATTCTATACCTTTATCAATTATTTTGGGATTAAAATGTAAACCTTCTTCGCCATCACGACGTTTTCTAAAACAATAACGGCAATAAACAGGACATAGTTGAGCAACGCACCAAGCAATTCGATCTTTATAAACATGCACAACTTCTTTTACTGGAGAATTCAACACCTCATTGAGTGGATCTGGAACTCCATATTTATCTTTTAACTCTTCCATTCTTGGCATCAACTGCAATCGAACAGGATCAAATTCATTAGAAAAATCCATAAGTGCAATAGCATATGGACTGATTCCCGCATGAAATTTATCTTTTAATTCTAGAAAGGCTATTTTTTCATTTTCGGATATTTTAAGAATATTGATAAGATCTTCAGCAGATTGAACTTGATTCTTCATCTGCCAACGCCAATTTGTAAAGTTTTCTTCGGAAACTCCAAAAAGTTTAGCTCCAGCTAGTGTAATATTCTTTTTATTTGATGCGGTATTGTTGTGAAGTTCATTCGGAGTTACAAAAGGCATACTTAATTTCTTTCCTATATATCTAAAATAGAAGCCTTATCAGTGTTTATTTGAAACAAAAAATAAGAAGATAAAATTTATTTCATCTCCTTTTTAGTGCTTCCATCTTGTACACTATTGCCGAACCTTGTAAACACATATTGATGTTCATTCGCGATCCTCTTAGCACTTTTTTTAGGGAAATAGAATGGCTGCAAATTCAAAAGCAATACGTTTTTTACTCCATCGCTATCTCATATCATCTTGGGCAAGCAAATCGCGCAGAAGCGCTTCAGCCATAGGAGTACTATTGCCAGTTCTTGGTGTTGCCATCGGTGTTTTTGCCTTTACAGTCGTCTTAAGTGTTATGGGAGGATTTGTAACAAACATAAAATCTCACCTCCTTAACATGCAAGCACACATTGAAGTTGTTTCAACTGAAAGAGCGAAACAGATTCCAGAAAATACTGAACTTATGGACCAAATTCTTTCGCTCTCCGATGAAGTAATTGCCATTTCACCTTATCAAAGCGGAGATGTAATTCTGCAGTCAGGCTCTCGAGGTGCAATGGCACGATTAGAAGGAATAGACCCGACACAAGCAGAAGGAACTCTCAACTTACAAAAATATATTTCTGATGATATTACTTTAAATATTTTAAATAGAAAATTACCTGCTGAAAATATTACAAAATCGGATCTATTTCCAACTGTAATCTTGACTTTTGATCTTATGAATCAATTAGGCCTCCATGTTGGCGACAGTTTAACTTTAGTTTCCACTGTGCCAGATGATGGCATTGGCGGATTTGCTCCGACTCAATTTCCTGTTGTCATTGCTGGTTATATCAATTCAGGTAATTTTTCTTTTAATCAAAAAAGAGTTTTCACTTCACTTAAAACAGCAAATCTTTTTTTTCAAAATGAAAAATCTTGGCTTGGCCTTCAATTAAAATTAAAGAAACCACTAGAGGCCGATCGAATTGCAAAAGTTCTAGATAAAACTTTATTGCCACAAGGTCTCCGCAGTAAACCTTGGACTGAATCTAATAGTGCTTTACTTAAAGTGCTCACATTAGAAAGATTTGGAATGAGTTTTGTCATGCTTATGATCATTCTTGTCAGTTGCTTCAGCATATCCATATCTCTACTGCTTACGATTCGGAGAAAATCAAATGAAATGGCAATTTTAAGAAGTTTAGGCTTTGAACAATCTGATTTAAGCAAACTTTTTCTTTGGCAAGGATTCCTTATTGGATTTGCGGGGGTCCTGCTTGGGCTCTTAATAGGTGGCGTTGCTCTTTATTTCATTCATAATTATCAAATTCCTTTTATTACAACATCTTATTCTAGCAAACCTTTACCCGTTCTCATTGATA from Fluviispira vulneris harbors:
- a CDS encoding FtsX-like permease family protein codes for the protein MAANSKAIRFLLHRYLISSWASKSRRSASAIGVLLPVLGVAIGVFAFTVVLSVMGGFVTNIKSHLLNMQAHIEVVSTERAKQIPENTELMDQILSLSDEVIAISPYQSGDVILQSGSRGAMARLEGIDPTQAEGTLNLQKYISDDITLNILNRKLPAENITKSDLFPTVILTFDLMNQLGLHVGDSLTLVSTVPDDGIGGFAPTQFPVVIAGYINSGNFSFNQKRVFTSLKTANLFFQNEKSWLGLQLKLKKPLEADRIAKVLDKTLLPQGLRSKPWTESNSALLKVLTLERFGMSFVMLMIILVSCFSISISLLLTIRRKSNEMAILRSLGFEQSDLSKLFLWQGFLIGFAGVLLGLLIGGVALYFIHNYQIPFITTSYSSKPLPVLIDIYEIIFISLGSILLAMLAAVWPAIEVRNLDVIEVLSVRN
- a CDS encoding KamA family radical SAM protein, producing MPFVTPNELHNNTASNKKNITLAGAKLFGVSEENFTNWRWQMKNQVQSAEDLINILKISENEKIAFLELKDKFHAGISPYAIALMDFSNEFDPVRLQLMPRMEELKDKYGVPDPLNEVLNSPVKEVVHVYKDRIAWCVAQLCPVYCRYCFRKRRDGEEGLHFNPKIIDKGIEYISSNKNIRDVLITGGDPFIGHDTTIENLLKRLREIPHVEIIRFGTRTPVSLPYRITEEFADMLAKYHPIWINTHFNSVQELTPEAASAIDTLLRRGIPVGNQSVFLKDINDSVDKMRALVNGLVRLRARPYYIYHPQIVEGSEHLRIPIEKGLDIMRGLRGSTTGFANPQYVLDTPTGKIPLSPNHVLAREGENVIVEQLNKIPWAEPSPLNGYISERPLPELSFPNAERIFAKNN